The Deltaproteobacteria bacterium genome includes a window with the following:
- a CDS encoding TIGR02266 family protein, whose protein sequence is MPAYPLKKNEQDRRRQGRYKARLKVRFRTPRAFAQEYTINISKGGIFVQTGLRLDREDPVEVVLCLPHTEREITLHGRVAWVLDQEQAGAAGRPAGLGLEIIDLKTEDREIFELYIERITEAGALDE, encoded by the coding sequence ATGCCGGCATATCCTTTGAAGAAGAACGAGCAGGACAGGCGCCGTCAGGGCCGCTACAAGGCCCGGTTGAAGGTACGATTCCGTACCCCGCGGGCGTTCGCCCAGGAATATACGATTAACATTTCCAAGGGCGGCATTTTCGTCCAGACGGGCCTTCGGCTTGACCGCGAGGATCCGGTGGAGGTGGTGCTGTGTCTCCCCCACACGGAGCGCGAGATCACCCTGCACGGGCGGGTGGCATGGGTGCTGGATCAGGAGCAGGCCGGGGCGGCTGGCCGGCCCGCCGGACTCGGACTCGAAATCATCGACCTCAAGACCGAGGACCGGGAGATTTTTGAACTCTACATCGAGCGGATTACGGAAGCGGGTGCCCTGGACGAATAG
- a CDS encoding shikimate kinase — translation MPDTFDNLVLIGFPTAGKSTQARLFAKRWGWRLMDTDELIAGTTGRKPGDIIAQDGEEAFRRIETETLQRFVDSGPRHHVVSTGGGLVSREENWPLIRRLGPVIALLVKPETAVYRQANASHRVRRPLLEGDDPARKARELMERRMPYYGRAEFQLHTDGMTKDAVQNELVSLLATRYRLPN, via the coding sequence ATGCCGGATACCTTCGACAATCTCGTCCTGATCGGTTTCCCGACCGCGGGGAAATCAACTCAGGCTCGCCTGTTTGCGAAACGGTGGGGTTGGCGGCTCATGGACACGGACGAGCTGATTGCCGGGACGACCGGCAGGAAGCCAGGAGATATTATCGCCCAGGACGGCGAAGAGGCGTTCCGGCGGATCGAGACCGAAACCCTGCAACGGTTCGTGGACAGCGGCCCCCGCCACCATGTTGTCAGCACGGGCGGGGGACTGGTCAGCCGGGAGGAAAACTGGCCGCTCATCCGGCGGCTGGGGCCGGTCATCGCCCTGCTGGTGAAGCCCGAGACGGCCGTCTACCGGCAGGCCAACGCCAGTCACAGGGTTCGCCGTCCGCTCCTCGAAGGGGACGATCCGGCCAGAAAGGCCCGCGAGCTCATGGAACGCAGGATGCCCTACTACGGCCGGGCCGAGTTCCAGCTCCATACCGACGGCATGACCAAGGATGCGGTTCAAAACGAACTGGTTTCACTGCTCGCTACCCGTTACCGGCTGCCCAATTAG